The Betta splendens chromosome 2, fBetSpl5.4, whole genome shotgun sequence nucleotide sequence CTCGATACACTGTCTGCATTGTCATTCAGtaaagatgcacacacacaactactGTCCCAGTCAAAACATGTCAGTAATACATACAGGTATCAAAATATTGGGCTCCATTTTAAGATAAACGCATACGGCAtggaataataaatgtgttagGATTCATCAATAACTGATTCATTTATTACGTTGGCTGCTTATTCCTCACAAAGagctcaggctgctggagcccatcccagagTACAGTCAGCCAATCAAACAgccacatacatatatacagacaatcactcacacctacggacaGTTTAGACTCTCCAATCAACCTAATAGTAGGTTCTTGAACTGTGGCACGAATGTGGGGAAAACCCACTCAGACACTGGGAGGATTTGTCTAATTACATCCACACTGGTGCATTCACTGATTTCTACCAGCAATGctataacatttatttttaaagctgttTATAATTGAGACACAAGCAGACATGTGTGATCAGACACTCATCTGTTTCAAATGATGAGACAGAGATGAGGAAGTGTTTATTTTAGTGGGAACCTTGTTGAACAACGGGCTGCAGTGACGTCGCAGCTTTGTGAAGTCTCGCTATCTTAGCGAGGTTGTTGTCTGtggaacaaaaataaaagtgtggCATCATGCGAAGTAGCTGATGCCGTGACTCCTCGCGATCGGCGGATAAAAAGTCCCGTAGAAGCACTTCCTCATCACAGCCCTTCCTCCCCGTTCACATCCCCGCTGCCTCGCtgaccctcctctcctccacctcatccttGTTGTTCCCACTGCACAGCTGTCGTGGCTATTAATAATTGCAGCGCTTATCTCTCATCTTTCTACTTCCATTCTTCCATTCGCTCTCACCTgctcacttacagtacagcagtCGTCCCTTGGTTTCCAGCCCCCATCTTTAGTAGAAGTGCACACAAAATACAGTAGATGATGTTGCCTGGTAGTTTGTGATGCAGATGCACGAATGTCAATATACATTTTTCATATTGCTAATTGTTATTTAACCTTGATTTAAGCAGATCTAGATCTTAATTGTTATTAGGTAATAGTGTGACCTGGGAAAGACAACAGTATAACATAACAGTAAATACAATAAGATATACAACAAACAATAATTTGGACAGTAGTAAAATGGTTTTATTGGTTTTGGACTGCTTTTACACTGGTCCCATTCTGTCTGACTGCTTGTGTGCTGTTTATTGTGTCATTTATGCCAAACAGAGCTTTGTTTCAAGGATCTAACTCGAGGCGTTTGCCAAGCTCTCTTCCTGAAAGTGTTCAACAATGACTGGAGGAGACAGTTGTCTTCCACCTGTCCGGTTGGGACGTTGCTGTTTATGTTTTGTAATGTATGGTGGTCATAGCAACTGGATTAGTTTAGAGGTGCTGTAaaggatatgtgtgtgtgtgtgtgtgtgtgtgtgtgtgtgtgtgtgtgtgtgtgtgtgttattgatACTATTTATGAACACACACCCTCTCGGTTGTATATAGATAATCTATTTTGGTGATTTCACATCTTTCTGTCTCTCGCCAATGCGGTGTGTTTATGTAATCTGACTTGTTTCCCGACATGGACCCACATTGACTGTGTGAATGAAAGGTTGTggtttgtgcttttgtgtttgactttgagATGCACAAGCAAGCAGCAGGAACATTAGGAGAACTGAATGCTGATGGGGAAAAAAGCCTGCTTGATTTATTAGATTTCCCCGTCTAAACGAATCTGAGCAGAATAAAATTATGCTGAATCCACAGCATTAATATGCATCTGATCATGCTGCCCCATTAAAAAATGGGCATTTTTCATTTGGCAACCAGTCTCATATTATCTACATTATGTTTTAGGCTTTCTTAATGTGCAGTAAGGCTATTACGTTATAATAATGTTGTTATAACGCTATTAATAGCCACTGAGTCTGGTGAAGCTGAGCACCACAAAAGAGCAGAGACAAAATACTTGTCATATTTCCCTGGACAAGCTTTTACAGCTGTGATAAGGAATGGAGCCAGGAGTCTTTCTGCCAGCAGCCATCACCTGGAGCAGTGACTCTCCTCTAAACAGTATTAGCCTTTTGCAAAAGGACAAGCTTGTATTTCATTTGATTAGAACATGTACATCCTTCATCCCTGTGTGTATCTTACAGGTTTGTGTAGATTTATGATCCTGGGCCGCGTCGATGACTTGCACAAACGCACACCGTAGTGGTTTAAACCGGCTTCTGTGTGTCGCGTTGAGTAGTAGGCGCTATAATTTTCCACTCTGCTCGCTAAAGTATCCATCGGTGGCAGTGTGGTGGTGCCAGCTGCTTGTGATACGCGCTCAGTCTGAGCTCCAGGGCCTACGCTGCAGTTCGCGTTGGCGTTGACCCCCTTTTTAGTTTTCAGCAGGTGTAAACAAGAAGATCTCAGACAGATTTCTCATCTCAGTCTTGGGGAACTGTGGTGTTTACATAGTGCAGACCTTCACCACTTTAGCGCTTTGCCTGACTGGGACCAGTATGGTGAAAAACAACATGCAGTGAACTTGAGTCACGGCTTCACTGTCCAATGACCGTGAGGCCTTGTTGTACCATTGGACGTTTTTTACTGATCGCGTTCCTTACGTCCCTTTATTCCATCTACGTCCATTCTGGAATTCACACCGTACTCCATCACCTTGTAGCTTCTAAAATGTATGTcttgtatatatatttcttacaACCGCTGTTATATTTAGCCCAATATTCTAAGGATAGTGCTGTGGCAAAAAGGAATCAACACAAGAGCTGACCTCCTTTCAGTACAATGGAGCCAATGTGAAGTGTGTCATCCTATTACATTCAGCTGGAGCCTGGTGTGTTTTACTGGCTTTATATGTAAAGTCTGAGCGCATACTTGGAAATTAAAGGATATGCTCTCAGGACAGGATCTACTGGCAGCTTCTGTGCATGCGACCGTCGAAATGCTGTTACTTGACATAGCTCCACTACTCTCCACTGTTCTAAGCCTGTACTGAAGCAGCCTGCAACCACCATCGCAGTCTGAGGCTCAAGTCTCTAATTGACCGCTTTGAATTAACAAGCAGAAGTGTGTTTTACAAACTCCTCAGCTCTTCAACAACGCTGCAAATGCATCCAGTCCATCCACAGTCCCTGGTTGTTCCCCAGCATCTCCTCTTCCATCTAGTCCAACACTTGTGTGTGTATCTCCACCGCTGCAGCTacgccccctcctccaccatctgTCACCATCACAGAGGTGAGGCTGTGCTGTGAGAAGCCAGCCAACCCAGATGGTGTGTGTCCTGGGCTGCTCAACTGTGTGAGCCTCTACAGAGGATCTTCAGTTGTGGAGAGTCCTGGCTCTGTGGAAAACACCTTTTAGAGATCCAGTAAGGGCAAACATGCAAGGAATCTCCACAGTTGCTTAGAGAGAACACACTGATGTGGCTGATGTCTCTGTGTTTTATCTGATTTCGCTGAGCGAGTAATATGAGTATTATGCTCTAATCAGTCATCCTTAGAGACAAACACAGGGATGCAGGTTAATGTCTTATGGGTTTCCTGGATTTCTAACCGACAGACAGGCTGGCTGTCAGACTGGGGTTCTGCATCTCACTGTTACTGCTGCAGTCCTGTACACAGCACACAAACTTTGCATATATCAGGAATggacaggaagaggaggtcAGAGGCCTGATAACACCCTTCAGTAACTGGGGAAAGAAAGATGACCACTTCTGAACCCAATGGGACGATGGTGgatgttctggttctgttctggaaGTTGTGTATCTCCTGCTTATCCAGTCTGTGGTGATGCAAGACAACAAATATCTTGGTGTGCATTTATTATATACTGAGTAAATAATGTCAAGGACAGATATTATGAATTTGTATTTCAAGTCAAGTCAGTTAATACAGATGAATTATGTCATGTTGAAGAATTAATGGGGGAATATATGAATAAAGCAGAGTCAGGTCCAGAGGGACATGGAGCCCAAGGCCATCTTTGAATGCAGTTTCCTAACCTACAGACGGAGATCTATACAAATGTGACAGCTGCCTCATCAATCATTTGTGTGACAGAAAAATAATCACACTATGCCAATGTCATTTATCACTTAGAAATACCAGCCATTTTCTCAGGCAGCTTTCCAATACAAGACTTAgcttctttctgttttgtgGTTACAAACAACACGTcgtttgtcattttttatattttggcatttACTGCACTGGCTAAAAGAACCAGGAAGTAAATCATAGAAGACATGGCTGTCACATTAATCACcattgaaaataaataaagaagggAACAGCCCTGCTTTAGTGCAAAGTGTGGAAAAGATCAGTTAAAAGAAATCATTGAAATACCTTTGCTAGTGTTTGTATCACGCTGTCCCCTCATCTGATTTGTCCCCCCTAATTCCAGCCTGTTTTCTGTCACTCCCTGCCTGTAATCACATTACTCcgtctgtgtgcaggtctgaGGCGAAGCAGAGCAGGCTCTGCCCTCCCTGACTGTTCCGCGAAGGAACCGGGACCCACAGCTTCATCCAGACGGACCACCCTTTGCTTCCACCATGCAGATGTcggtccttctcctcctctcaccgctcgttctcctctcctgcctcgtTCCCTGTTGTTCCTCCCAGAGCGAGGCGGACCTCGTCGTTCAGACGCGCGCAGGCCGGGTCCGCGGCGTTCCCCTGCCGGTGCTGGACCGAAGCTACGTCACCGCCTTCCTGGGCATCCCCTTCGCCGAGCCTCCGGTGGGGAAGCGGCGCTTCCGCCGTGCCGAGCCCAAGGGCAAATGGAGCGGGGTGTACGAGGCCAACGCCTACCCCAATGCCTGCTATCAGTTTGTGGACACGTCGTACCCCGGCTTCCAGGGCATAGAGATGTGGAATCCCAACAGGGAGATGAGTGAGGACTGTCTGTACCTCAATGTGTGGGTGCCCCCCTCGCCCAGACCACACAACCTCACTGTCATGGTGTGGATCTATGGAGGAGGTATAAGTTACACTGATATGGGAATAATAGTCACTAACAAACTACAGAACTAGAGCACCTTTTATGTATTTTCAGGATTCTACagcggctcctcctctctggacGTTTACGATGGCCGTTACTTGGCTCACAGCGAGTCGGTCATTGTGGTGTCCATGAACTACCGCATCGGTGCCTTCGGCTTTCTCGCCCTGCACGGCTCCTCTGAAGCCCCTGGCAACATGGGTCTGCTGGACCAGAGGATGGCACTGCAGTGGGTACAGGACAACATACATTTCTTCGGTGGGAACCCCAAACAGGTTAATTTCTAACAGTCTCATCGCTTGTTTATACACGTGGGCGGTTTGGGATCATTTTAAACCTGATccctgtgcgtgtgcgtgttttccTGCGTGCAACAGGTGACTATCTTCGGTGAGAGCGCTGGAGGTGCTTCAGTAGGATTTCACCTCTTGTCCCCGGACAGCCGGCCCACTTTCACCAGGGCCATTCTTCAGAGCGGGGTCCCCAACTGCCCCTGGGCCTCGGTCAGTCCCGCTGAGGCCCGCAGACGGGCCACGCAGCTGGGGAAACTGGTCGGCTGCAACGGAGGCAACGACACGGAGTTGGTGGACTGTCTGCGCAGTAAAAGTCCACAGGAGCTCATTGATCAGGAGTGGCAGGTAATGCAACACGTGGGGGGCAGAATACCGAAATGCCAATGTTCTTGGTGTTGTGTCACTATGTGGATGGTTCTGAGTGCACTGACTTTTTAATCTACCATTTTAATTCACGCATCAAAATTCTTCGCCTCTCCACAGTCACGCAGATCAAATCAGGGCTACGTTTGTCATCTTATTCTGAGTAGGTTCTGCCGTGGTCGGCCCTCTTCCGGTTCTCATTTGTCCCCATGGTGGACGGAGAAGTTCTGCCCGACACGCCGGAGGCCATGCTCAACTCGGGCAACTTCAAAGACGCTCAGATCCTCCTCGGCGTGAACCAGGACGAGGGCTCCTACTTCCTGCTGTATGGAGCACCAGGCTTCAACAAGGACAACGACAGCCTGATCTCCAGAGAGGACTTCCTCGAAGGTACTGTAAAACCCATGTAGCtgaaaaaacaatgaaaggGATTGATGCAGTTTTACTTTGAGATGCCTCCCTCACGGTTCCCCTATCGGCCAGGTGTGAAGCTGAGTGTACCACATGCTAATGAAATCGGCCTAGAGGCCGTGGTGCTCCAGTACACCGACTGGATGGATGAAAACAATGGGGTGAAGAACCGCGATGCCATGGATGACATCGTCGGAGACCACAACGTCATCTGTCCACTGGCCCACTTTGCTCGCACCTATGCCCAGCACCACGCCCTTAAGGCTAACATGGGAGGACCTGGTTCTGGAGTGGTGAACAGTGGCGGAAACTCACAAGGTATCCTCATCTCTACACGTGTGGTTTCGCCGTGTGACACGGTGTGCATGGCTTTAAATACCTATAAGGCAGAAAAACAGCCCATTCAAATATCAGCAATGTCCAAAAACGTGTTCTGGTGGAGCTGGAAAGCTTCTCCGCATGTAGTGATCAATTCAGATCTAAAAAACAAACCTCTGTGTTGACTGCTTCCGCTTGCAGGAGGCATCTATCTCTACCTGTTTGACCACAGAGCTTCCAACCTGGCCTGGCCTGAGTGGATGGGTGTGATCCATGGCTATGAGATCGAGTTTGTTTTTGGATTGCCACTGGAGAAGCGCCTCAACTACACCctagaggaggagaagctcagCCGACGCATGATGAGATACTGGGCTAACTTTGCCCGGACTGGGTGGGATTTATATTATGATTACTCATTATTACATATAAAGAAAAGAATCCAATACATTTGTAGGTTGTGGTATTTTCCAATACTAACTGTTGCTTGAAAGCTCCCTTTTTATTGAGTGTAGTGGCTCTAAGGAACGACAACAGCGTGTAGAGATACTGCTAAAATATGTCTCTATCCTTCTGTACCCTGTTAGAAATCCCAATGTGAACCACGACGGGCTGGTGGACAGCAGGAAGCGCTGGCCTTTCTTCACTGTCAGTGAGCAAAAGCATGTCGGGCTCAACACTGAGCCCATGAAGATCCACAAAGGACTGAGGAACCAGATGTGTGCTTTCTGGAACCGCTTTCTTCCACGTCTTCTCAACATCACTGGTAAATCTATCACTACACATGTAGTTCTGTTATTATTAGTGATATTTTTAAGGAATGTAAAGACTGGACAGTTGACTAGACATAGATGGTTGAAATTAACAAATAGTGAAAGTGAAATACACCATATTAAAGCAAAGTGAAATTCAAGCacctaaaattaaaaatatactcCTATTATggattctatttttatttttatatatttgtttgaCGTCACACTAGCTTGTATGCAACATGCATGTTTATGGCCCTGGCATTAGTGCGAAGCCCCGCAGTCTTCAAATGCTcagctgtcgcccatgcttctctgtgctctttcCGTCAGACAATATAGACGAGGCCGAGCGCCAGTGGAAAGTTGAGTTCCACCGCTGGTCGTCCTACATGATGCACTGGAAGAGCCAGTTCGACCACTACAGCAAGCAGGAGCGCTGCACTGACCTCTGATAGGACAGAGAGCAACGAGGATGGGGGAGGTCGAGAGAACACGTTATGGCCATTTTCCTCCATAGCCCCTCATTGAAGTCTGACTTCATGAATTTATTAAGCTGTTGTTAGCTACactcaaacacaggcagagctcttgtcttttatttatattatttatattcgatattatttatttgtgcgTTGTTGCTTTTTTATGTGTGCGAGTGTTTCTTAAGGAAATTGATGGCTATGGAGGGAACCTGGCATCATAATGGATTAATATTAGAATTTCAAAGATGTGTCATTAcctcgggtgtgtgtgtgtgtgtgtgtgtgtgtgtgtgtgtgtgtgtgtgtgtgtgtgtgtgtgtgtgtgtgtgtgtgtgtgtgtgtgtgtgtgtgtgtgtgtgtgtgtgtgtgtgtgtgtgtcttggaaGCCCCAGTTTAAGTTCTCAACAGGCTCATGCCACTGCATTCGTGCTGGTTTACTGTTGACTTGTGCGTCTTTGTGTTAATCTCGTGAACATTGCCTTTTGGACCCAACAACTGTCTCATTTCTGTTGAGACCCTGTTTATCACCACTCTTACAGTAGGACATCCACTTCCATCCCTGTCACGTTCTGCTTCAACCCATTGTGTATGTCCCACATACTAAAGCCAGTAGCCACGTTTCAGGCAACACTTCCTCTAGTTGATGTGTAGTTTTGTGGAAAGTCACTCAGTTCACCTACTGGTGCCTAATTTACATTATTACCAACCACTGAGTTTCGGTGTTTAAGCTTGAAAActgaatgaaataataaaatggtCAGTAGTTCCCAGTAACTAAGTtcaattaattaactaattaatctACTGTAACCCGACATTAATCCTAGTTCTACCGTACTAGTATTAACTTTTACTAATATTTGAGGTGGCGACTAAGCCAGACTGAACAAAAGTGCATCAGagtgtgttttgctgcttttacatttattaaaaaaaatgtgtgacaTGTTTATGTTAAAAGTGTTTTAGTCACGTTATATGGTCCCATATCAAAGGAACCCTGGCTATTAAAACCTTTATGccttattaaattaataaatgttgtACACTGTACAATCagcattacccagaatgcactgcgaAGCAAACAACAATGGTCAATCAGTAAGAACAGCCCAACGGACAACGTGTGTAATGACCAAGACATTTCTTATGAAATGTACGGAAATGTATGCTCTGATAAAGAATAATTGTATTAACAGCCAGGGTTCTGTAAAGGCGCTAAATGACTCCACCGCTAGATACCAACTCTAAGTAACAcatgaataatattttaattcagACATCATAATGTAGTACTAATGTTTCCAACAAAAATTTATAGTGGTATGAGGAGATATTATCTGGGATTAGGTTAATTTTGTAGATAATAAATATCAAAGTGAAAAAAGTCTAATACATTCCGTTTTTTTCATATCTCATCACTCATGACTTCAGTTTAATCTTGGCTACAAACCTGAATATATTAGTTTACCTAACAACACTGAATGTAAGTGCTTCGTCCACGCTGTGTCATGTGCAGCTGtgatgtattgtgtgtgtgtgtgtgtgtgtgtgtgtgtgtgtgtgtgtgtgtgtgtgtgtgtgtgtgtgtgtgtgcctctttTCATCGGTTCTTCGTTACTTTGTCACTTTTAATTCATCTTCTTCGCTTTCCTATTCTTCCTTCTCTGCATTTTACTTTGCAGTCTGGACATGAACTCCTCACTTAAACCTCAAACAACAGGTTCCTCGGTTCTTGTCCATACATTCTTCAGTCCCGTTTCTCCCTCTTACCATACGTGTAACTGCATCCCGCCATGTCTTCTTTATCTGCCTGATGTAACTTTTCTCATCTGATATTTTCCTCCTTATCCAGCTCTCGGTTCATCACTCTTTCCCCCACCCCTCCCTGCTGCCTGTGTGCCCACTGCCAtctccctccatcttccttCTTTCTCGTTAGTCTAATGGAGACAGAGTAATTCACTCAGGAGGATAATGTAACAGAGTGCTGGCTCAGCCTCTGACCAGCCAGCAGTGCACAATGGGTGGATGGAAAATGGAGGTGAAAGGCAAATAAGAAACTGAagagcagagggggggggggggggggtagagacCATGATGTGATGGAAAGATGAAAGGACAGCTAGAGAAGAGCATAATTATGTAACTCTTGTGCTTACACCAGTTCACTGATCATTTCAAAAGCTGAAATGATACATAATAACAGTCATTACCATTTGGGTTAAGACTGGACTGGTATCTAAGAGCTCACTTTACCAGTGCACAGGCTGGTGCACATGCAGCGACATGGTTTCCTGGCACCTAATGTTGTTCACACGTGATCAGTGTAGTACCGTGTAGCGCTACCGCTGCTAATTCTGTGCTTAAACATGTGCATGGTAGATAAATTTGTTGCTACACAAGTTAGTGTCTTTGAGGATGAGCTCATTTCcttaagaaataaaataattatttattatttatctatATGCACAATTTATCTGATAGTTTTTTTTGCATCTCTTTGGGTTTGTGTGCATAACACCTATATTTTCTCAGTAAATTATTCACAAGGGGATTGTTTTGTaccaatatttattaaaatatgaaaacTGAATGATCCACCACTTCATCGAAACCCTTGGCGGTTCTGTAGAAAACACATGTTCTGCTTGGACTCTGGCTCTTCCCTGCAACGCCAAAGAGGTTCTGACGGCTCTCGTTTTACCAATTCGGTCCTATTTCATACCAAACTGCAGAAAAAACCCGGTGGACAGTTTCCTAGAGTTCACATCCTCACATAGCAATAAAAGTCTCTCAGCAGATCAGCTCCGTCAGTGCATGAAGCTGCCGTCACAAATGGGAAACTCAACAGTGATTCTGAAAGGTAAAGCAGAAGTAAATCGCAGACGTCCCGGGGAGGACGCTTCGCCGTGACCCACTTGGCTTTTAGTGCCACTCTATCTGAATGTagacgtttgtgtgtgtgtaatacaaTCAAACTCTCTGTCTATCACGCTTTTTGTTACGTTTCTGGCCACTGGTTGGGTAATTAAATgagcgctgtgattggctgatgGCTGTCCTAACGATATCTGTCTTGGCATGTAAAGCTCCTATTTATGGACTGGAGcagtgttgtctgtctgttaaaataaactaaatatgaTTAAAACGTTCTGAATGCATGTGTGACTGGATGGCAGTGACAGCTCCTCTACCTTCTCTCATGCAtcatctccctccctcgccctcctGTCAAATCCTTGTGCATGTCCTGATGTCAACCCTGCTCCCACTATATCTAATCTTACCTGGACTGTTATTTTATGTCAGATTTGTACTTTTGAACAGAACTATTATCAAGATAATTCATATATCTTTAATGTTAGCTATGTTTGATGTTAGCAATAACATATATATCGGTAAAgaaatatatttgatatttaAATGCAGTGAGAATATAATGTGataaaacaacaatgaaaatgGCTAGAGGTTGAGTTTTAAAGCAATATCATTATGAAGTCGAACTGAGTGCCATAGCTCTTACTTTGTgtgttcttctgtttgtttacctGTGTTTCAGTCCTCTGCCTCATCGTTGTTTGTTCGAGTCACTAGTACTGCAAGTGTTGAAGGCTTCTGTAGCTTCCCAGTACTGTACGTCTCTGTGTACCACGAATGCTGACTTGATTAAACTATagcaacagaaaataaataaaccttgCTACTTCTGTCGAACTCTACAGTTGAATGAGTCTTGACATGCACAACATACAAGGGAAGGCTGGAGGCCCACTGTGACAGGACGTTCCTGTTTAGGAATTTAACTTTTACGCAACAAAACAAGCGACAGCATGGAAACAGTCACACAGCAAATAGACACCGGACCGGAGTCAGAGTCAGCATATCAacaatgaaaaaacacaatcaaTACTAACTGCTTTAGTGTGATTTTTACAAGTAGTCATCACTGTTTATTACCATGTCACTAAGCTTTATATAATCTGTATTTACTGTGAAATCAATATCGCACAATACTGTATctgaaaacaatattttaaaattattcTGTTGTACAAACTACTGTAGAAAAGGTAAAGTAGTGGTTATTCTGCCCTCTACTGGCTAAACACTAAAGAACAGTCAAGAGATATATTTGAAATGTGACTTATTTGTAAAGCGCATTATAAACTAAAATCtacaataaatattttagtgGATATTCCAGTTTTGTTCACCAGAGCAGACTCAACATGTTCCACTGGATTGTTCTCAGCTCGTTGGCTGCATATGTTTGCATTTGTACTCCCTTAGATGCTTTTTATCAAATTGAGTTTAGCCCTTGGAGGAGGAGCCACAAATCAACTCGCTTCATCTCTAAATCACATTCATTCCTATTAGTACTGGCTCGGATCATTCCTGCTGCTCGACTCTCGTCTGCCTAGACTCATCTTAAAGTTGTTACTCACTCCCTTCCAGCTGAGACATGGGTTTCTGTTCTTTTGTGAAGTTAGTCCAGGTCTCCACACCGACTGACTCGCCAAGAACTCCTCAGGCTCTACACCAGGGGTCTGCAACCCTTGTCCTCCACAGCCAgttctgctggttttccaactctccctgccccagctaatactgatcaccttgaccaggtgtgttcagtcagtcagcagctaactgacacctGATGGgggtgatcagcagagagttggaaaaccagcaggacagtgtctCTCAAGGGCCAGGGTTGTAGAACCCTGCTCTACATCATTGAATAGATTATGCTCTTACTGTCTGCTGTTACTGGGTCTGTCCTCAGGGGAGCAGCCAGTAGCTTCATGTCCAGTATGTGAAGCTCACCTCTAATTGCTCATAATCCAATTAATAAATTGTAGTGGTCCTAGaagaataaacacacagatgaacCCACAAATGTGGACTATGCATCAAAACTTATAATTTATGTCAATAGCTTCAGCAATAACCCATAACACACAGACTGA carries:
- the ache gene encoding acetylcholinesterase; the encoded protein is MQMSVLLLLSPLVLLSCLVPCCSSQSEADLVVQTRAGRVRGVPLPVLDRSYVTAFLGIPFAEPPVGKRRFRRAEPKGKWSGVYEANAYPNACYQFVDTSYPGFQGIEMWNPNREMSEDCLYLNVWVPPSPRPHNLTVMVWIYGGGFYSGSSSLDVYDGRYLAHSESVIVVSMNYRIGAFGFLALHGSSEAPGNMGLLDQRMALQWVQDNIHFFGGNPKQVTIFGESAGGASVGFHLLSPDSRPTFTRAILQSGVPNCPWASVSPAEARRRATQLGKLVGCNGGNDTELVDCLRSKSPQELIDQEWQVLPWSALFRFSFVPMVDGEVLPDTPEAMLNSGNFKDAQILLGVNQDEGSYFLLYGAPGFNKDNDSLISREDFLEGVKLSVPHANEIGLEAVVLQYTDWMDENNGVKNRDAMDDIVGDHNVICPLAHFARTYAQHHALKANMGGPGSGVVNSGGNSQGGIYLYLFDHRASNLAWPEWMGVIHGYEIEFVFGLPLEKRLNYTLEEEKLSRRMMRYWANFARTGNPNVNHDGLVDSRKRWPFFTVSEQKHVGLNTEPMKIHKGLRNQMCAFWNRFLPRLLNITDNIDEAERQWKVEFHRWSSYMMHWKSQFDHYSKQERCTDL